Part of the Mercenaria mercenaria strain notata chromosome 8, MADL_Memer_1, whole genome shotgun sequence genome is shown below.
aatttaaaatgaaattgcgGGCAAAATAAATAAGAACCGATGAAATAGAgtggaatgaaataaaaaatgtatactgTACTGTGAGTTTCATATAGCTGTTGTGAGCAATCAACAGTTTCTGATACAGTGGAAATTCGTTATAGTTTAAAActcatttaattaataatgcaactgcaaaaatatttttaataattactGAATAACTTCAGAATAAGTCCAAAATCGATGCATCACCATGTACTGCATGATCAAATTCCATGCTTTAGTATTTTACCAGCACTTTTTGGTGTAAAAATTTACATATACACCAAGACCGTGGATAGTAAAATTAAGCAGGTAACTAGCAATGACCAATTTTTAATAACAACAGTTACAAATTACATGTTTAGTTTCATGTTTGCCTGATAGCACTTACATTTCAAaatcacaaacattttttatgttgCTTGGTAATACAGTTACATTTAAAAATCAAGTTTAAATTTGGTTCAAAATTCTTCCATTACTAGGTGATGGTTGCATATAAACATTCACAGCAATTCTAGTCTTACTCTTACTCAGTGACCTTATAAATTTTCACTTCATAAAAGGTCTGCCATATCAATTTAGAAAGAAatcatttattgaaattttatcatgtgtTCCTATGAGAACACTTGAATGTCTTGTAGCCAAACATGATTTACAGGCATTCTTTGGTTGCTAGGCAACTGAAAACCattaatgaaaatgaaactgtTCAAGCATCTGGAACCTCTAGATGACAATTAACCCATAGGCAATTTAACCATAATATATTTATCTAAGATtgtaacaagagctcatagaacatgaaatggcctctttgatgcattcagtaattgcacaaggaacagaaactatttggtcactgtacacaaaagttctactgttctgggaaaatgtgaccttgacctttgacctattgactttaaaataaacagaggtcatctactggtcatgatcaacttttAATCttagcattctcaagttatcatccggaaatggtttaactgtgcTGGGttaccatgaccttgacctattgatctcaaagcaataggagtcatctgctaatcatgaccaaccttctgtcaattttcatgatcctaggactaagcattcttgagttatcatccggaaaccgtttaactgttctgggtcattgtgaccttgatctttgacctactgatttcaaaatcaataggggtcatctactggttatgactaatctccctatcaacttttatgatcctagaccaaagccttcggattggtctacataccaaccaacagactgacatctgcaaaacaatatacccctcctttttcgacaaagaggggcataaaaatgttatagTAATGTTTGCATGATATACCAAATGACCTCTGTATTTCTTTGCAGTTTTCATTGTTACTCAATCTTTGGTATATTTGTAACTCTGTTCTTAGTTCAAAATTGTTTGTACAAATGAATATATAAAGTTCTGTCCACAAACTGGGATAAAAAGTCTCTCAATAACTTTAGCTTGTTTAAGGGTGAATGCTGAcatttactaaaacaaaatatacttaaaaacatGTATCACCTTGTCCTTATATTCAAAATGCATTCAACTGCAGGGTTCAAGCTAGCCCAAAAAAattgggagaagtgacttctcccttcagtgaaaatagggagaagttttctcagaacagggagaagtgaggctgcgggtcaaaacagtcattaattaAACCGTATATATTACAGTTCTGATGGTACAGCACaaaggaataacatttcaaaacaacacatattttacttataaataagTACAAAATGCCAAGTCtcaaatacaaacacacacagtGAGCATGTATTTATGCAGTAGTTTGaaacattcataaataatactaaatcaCCATCAGTATTATAACAGGATGTGTAGTGTTATTTGTTGTTCGGCTCATGTGTCATGACCCCTTGCATTGCATTATCAGGGTTAGACACTAACTTATTTGAACAAGGTTCCCAAAGGAATCCCTACTTTTTAAATCTGGGGGTCCTCCTCAGGCTTTGGGATCcctcataatatgatatataaaaacaatcacaacAGATGTCTTATGAGAAGTTACGGTCGTACcccagtgggattcgaacccgcaacctctgtactgagtggctgacaccttaactACTACAGAATAATGTATCCAAACTGATATCAATTTAAATGTTTGCCAATGTCAAGACAAGGTCTCGACTTTGGAGACACTTGTATCTTATAGATATAATCATTGTCAAGTCTATTGTGACAACCactaaaaattataatttaaaaaaaaattcttgaatttcttgacttctcttcatacattttaaaatataaaatcttaatattacctggcatttatatttccgatgatacaaaatttattgtagtttctctttgaggtttgaagatataaagtgttaaagtaagggaattatatttttaggcataaaattctgttttggattactttcacattgaaattcatatacaatttcattttgatgtttgaaagcttgatttatatagatctagttaacagacttatcttccgaatcggactCGGTAAGTATTTCTATAAAACagaaacaaccatcaaactgaataacactacactacaaaaataacgaatcgtaaaatttctgaaagtgcagaaagatcgctgagatcgagacagtattcttgtgctaaaaattaaaatatttttagataatattacgtaatattttgatgatcaaacgtcggtacatcacgggtgacttccgctgcaattaactcttggggtgtcataaaatatttggaagccgcggtccttctgttttgattaacacttcccgttatgtaaggccataaattccaagccatcgtaaacacaaattgttgttcagggaaaatctgcatgtatcacgcgtggcCTTCacgacctaacacatttaaaaatactaagATGTTAAATGGttattatttttagaacgaggaaagtcccgcgaaccggccagttgcaagcagttttctcagtaattttccatgacgtagcgccgtgcacatgtaggaaaaaaaacccggtctttctttgcaaagtactcgatatatttaaatagcaaccacatgatcttgtacgtaaataatgatgacgaaatcccatattttgagttagtaaacatccggactttgtttctttaggaaaagagcgattgattatgagacacgggatgaaacgattctgttcaaatggccgttattatacgtttctatcgggtaacCGGTAGACACGGGTCagtacgtttctgtttggtaatcgatagatatggtgataaacgtatcgatgtgggaaagggttaaaatatttttcaaacaggtatttatcttttactttttggatatcattgacaaaaaaaaaataggaatccAGCCGGAATCCCAGCTTTTTGAAGTTGGTGTTCCTCCTCAAAATTTGGGATCCTCGGgcccccgggacaccgttagtgtcgaaccctGATTATCAAATTTTGCCAGTCTACATATAACACAGTGTGATTTGCCGGGCTCATCTTCCTTCCACCAGTCAAAACtaacaatagaaaattatttttcaattcttatcCATGCACACCCCTGTTTCAAACCCCAGCTGGTCAAAAtccggatatccaaaattttatgtccggatactggtacactcaTAAGCATTGCCCAATTCTCGAGTCTAAAGaatatatttgacaaattgtgatgatgGAAAGAAAATTTAACGGCACTGGACAGTATCTAATATCAAAGTCTACAATGACAATACcttttattgaagaaaattaagaaaaatgtctATGAAATACCGGCAAGTTGTCACCGCGAGCAGACATTCTGAcagcctactttcgttttcaaaaaactttaacaaaaagataaaagctaatgtgttcttatctaaaattgattgtgactgattgaaattaaatacatgtctgaatttcaatttaatttatgTATAACATGAGAATATTTACGTCTGGCAGCCGCAATTAAAACCATACATTGCGAACAACTCTGGTTATTATTCAGAGCTTTTCTTTATGCCCTATCGGTCAATTTGCGATGGGCTATCATCCTATAATCAGCGACTCATGCGGCGACATActtgtgcttttgtttttatttaccctacttttgacagtttttagttgtttgttttcacaCGTGATGCACACACTTTTTATCCGTGATgcacaaaatcaattaaaggcaatTTTGTTTCGCCTCGTTTGATTGGTGTTTCCAAAGTTTCGACCAATTAAAATCATCCTAACGATATTCGGTGATAGGCAGAGCATACTTTGTTGACACGTGAAGTTCACAACCCGTAACGGGAGAAGTTTCGCTTAttgattatgtaatgtttttacaagctgatTAGAAGCTGATAgatgtgatatatacatgtatgataactgCCTCGGGCGCCAGATTTTAGGGCGACTTGTTTTTCACTTTTCTATTCAAACAGAGCGAAGTCATCAGAAAAAAAGCGACCACTTCGCTCACGTCGCCTAGAAGCGTGGACCCTGAACTGATCAGTTAGTCTTTACCAGCAGCGGGTGGTAAAACGAAACAAGTGGGTCCATCCTCTTTATGGAGAAATAATACACCACTGACAGTTGCAAACCCaagtattaaaaacaaaactttcagcAATCGATGTTCATGAGTATTAAACTCAGAGGGTAAGACTTCAAAGAAGGTCACATATAGGAATGTTCCACAGGCAATGCCAGTGAGAATTCCTTGTACAAGCAGCGAAGATTTTGAATCCCACAAGTCTATAATGCCGATTCCTACGCCTATACCAATAGGTGCTGTTAGTGAAAAGAAAACAATTGAGCGTATCATTCCAACATGAGAAAGTTTACTCTGAATGAGATTCATACCTAGGCAAAAGCTTAAAATAGATTTATGTATCACAAGCGCAGCAAAGATTCCTATAACATCATCAGCCTTGTTTTGCAGCCCAACAGCTAATCCTTCGAATATTGAGTGCAAGGATAATGCAGTTAGTAACAATATAGATCTTAATGAGGAATGTTCATGCTCTGGTAAAATGTCATCTTCGTCATGATGATGATTTTCATCTTCTTCAATAACAGAGTTTGAACGGCTTACTCTCTCTTCACAACTATCACAGTGGCGTCTGGTTCCTACTCCAGGAAAACTGGATGTAAATGGTTCGTCACTTATACCACCAATCACTGACTGTTCACTAGTTACAGAATGTGAATATGACCTTGTAACGTCTTTCGATGGTAAAAGTGGTGTTCTTACTGATAATTCATCTGCATGTTTTTCTTTGATCGTCAACACAATCTGTTCAAcaattaaaataacaaataatccAAACATCATTACAAATTCAGCCACTGGGAATGATGTAAAAACCTCTAAACTGTTTAATGTTGTTCCGATATCCACTCTGACTGATGGCAACAAGTCTAAAACACCTGTTCCTAAAAATACACCGGCAGCGAAACAACTTAGGCAACTAAGGATAGTTTTATATTTTGACTTATGACTTTCTGTGTCAGctttctttctaaaaattttcTCAAGAATTATTGGTAATATTCCAAGAAGGAATGTCATCACAAAGAGTGCACATAACACAAGAACCTTGACAACAGAAACTTTCATTTTCCTCTTATGTTGTAGTTATGAAATGATTTGTCATCAAATTTCTTGTTCACACAGAAAGGTTGTCAATACAGTTAGTGTCTTTACATGTAAATTGTATTAAATAACATTCAAGGTTCCTAAACAGgaattgtttttattcatttccgTCCTTGTTGTTTACACATATCCGCATTAGACTTCCCCAGATTATGCAGATGGAGGGGGAGTGCGCATGCGTCTCGGTGGTTTGTCTGTCTTCTTCCGGACCGATAATTTCTACCTAATCTCTTTATTTTCCTCTTCCACTGGCACTTTTCTGGTGTAAATAGACTGCAAAAATACCAGGCTATCGATTGCTGCTAGAAACTATTGGAAAATCGAGCTTAGACAtcgaaaacttttattttcatctaaAGTAAATCATACTTCCGGTCAGCGGTGAATAAGTGACGCCATTTTCTTTTATTgtgaaaaacttgtaaaaaaaagataaacgtGCGAGTACTTTTGACTCAACCATGTTGTGGATCTATATAATATTGATATGTGTAAAATTAGTGATTATTTCCCAGGAAGCTCCAGGCCTGGATTATACCACTCGCCCTGAAACATGCGAACACGTGTTGAATTCGGCGCAATCGCCTTTTCGGATGAACACTGGTATTTGTACTTTCGTTCTGAATCTGAAACACAACCAATTTTTCATTGAAGGTGTTGTTAGAAAGAACAGTATGCTTGCTTATCTCATGTTCATGGTGTTCTCAACCTCAAATGACATTGAAGTAAATCCCGGACCTGTTGAAACTATTTACCCGTGTGGCACATGTGATTTGCCTGTGACCTGGGATGATAGAGGAATAGTATGTGAAACTTGTGATCAGTGGTACCACATAGACTGTCAGAATGTACATACTAGAACATACAACGAACTTGAAAATTCCTCGGTCGTATGGGACTGTATTGTGTGTGACTGTCCAAATTACAGTTCAGTATGCTTTGATTACATTCTTAGTGTAACTAACCAGTTCAGCGTGCTGTCGGATACTAAACTTGAGAGCCCGGTGGAAAATCTAAACCTTAAACCTATTCACACCTCTACACCGGAAAGAATGAAAAATCGTGCTGAGAAATGTACATCacctttgaaaatactgaatgTGAACTTCCAATCAATAAAGTCAAAACAGTGTCGTTTACAAAATTTATTGGAAAGTACTAAACCAGATATTATTATAGGTACAGAGACTTGGTTAGATCCGTCTATTACTGATCATCAAATCTTCCCTCCTTCATTCAAGGTTTATCGAAATGATCGACCAACGAAAGGCGGTGGAGTGTTAGTTGCAATAAGTAGTGATCTGTTAAGCTCACCAGTGCCTGAGTTACAAACTGACTGTGAAATTGTCTGGGCAAAAGTTGAGATTACGGGCCATAGAACTCTGTATATTTCTTCTTATTATAATCCGAAGACAtcaaatgaaaaaagtttaaatgaacttgaaaaaagtttgaatttAGTGTGCCAATCAAGGAATGCTTTTATTATAACTGGTGGTGACTTTAATCTTCCCGGTTGGGATTGGAAAAATAAGTTATTAAAGCCGAACACTACTTTTGTCGAAAATCACTATAAATTTGGTGACATTCTAGATGATTATGGATTGACGCAATTAGTGGAAGAACCAACCCGTGAAACAAACACTTtggatttaattgtaacaaattttCCATCAAGTTTCCCCCGAATTGATGTTATCCCAGGTATTTCTGACCATGACATAGTGTATACGGAAGTGAATGTCTCTCCAAGAAAATTCAAGCAAATACCAAGAAAAATCGCCTTGTATCGTAAAGCAAATTGGGATTCCATGCGCGGGGAGTTAAATCAAGTCCATACTGAAATACTGGAAATGAAACAAATGGTAGTAGTGTGGAGGATCTTTGGAACTTGTTTAAATCTAAACTTGaaagttgtgctgacaaacatATACCccataaaaatgcaaagcagaaaGAAAATCTTCCTTGGATTAGTTatgagctaaaaaaattaatCAGAAAACGTGACAggtattacaaaaaaatgaaaaaaagtgcaGATCAATCATTCAAAAATAAGTATAAAGATCTTAAGAGATTGGTTCAGAGGCAGCTCAGGAGAGCATACTGGGAATATATTGAGGATGTAGTAACTCCCCAAGAAAATGACAATGATTATTCGGGGAAAAAAACGTTTTTGGACTTACATAAAACATAAGAAGTCAGACAGCGGTGGAGTGTCTCCTTTGAAAAGTAATGGAATCTTACACCCAGATCCACTGGATAAGG
Proteins encoded:
- the LOC123523116 gene encoding zinc transporter ZIP1-like, with amino-acid sequence MKVSVVKVLVLCALFVMTFLLGILPIILEKIFRKKADTESHKSKYKTILSCLSCFAAGVFLGTGVLDLLPSVRVDIGTTLNSLEVFTSFPVAEFVMMFGLFVILIVEQIVLTIKEKHADELSVRTPLLPSKDVTRSYSHSVTSEQSVIGGISDEPFTSSFPGVGTRRHCDSCEERVSRSNSVIEEDENHHHDEDDILPEHEHSSLRSILLLTALSLHSIFEGLAVGLQNKADDVIGIFAALVIHKSILSFCLGMNLIQSKLSHVGMIRSIVFFSLTAPIGIGVGIGIIDLWDSKSSLLVQGILTGIACGTFLYVTFFEVLPSEFNTHEHRLLKVLFLILGFATVSGVLFLHKEDGPTCFVLPPAAGKD